A section of the Pseudomonas tritici genome encodes:
- a CDS encoding glutathione S-transferase family protein translates to MSAPSMTLFHNPASPFVRKVRVLLAETGQQDRVTLHGCMPTPVNPDAHVVQGNPVGKIPALRLADGTVLHDSRVILDYFDHQHVGNPLIPRDGSARWRRLTLASMADGIMDAAVLVRYETALRPAEKHWDQWLDEQRNKIRRSLAELEADAIAELTSHFDIAAISVACALGYLDFRHPDMQWRSDNPQLAAWYAEVSQRPSMLDTQPPI, encoded by the coding sequence ATGTCCGCTCCCAGCATGACCCTGTTCCACAACCCCGCTTCACCGTTCGTGCGCAAGGTCCGTGTGCTGCTGGCCGAAACCGGCCAGCAAGATCGCGTGACCCTGCACGGGTGCATGCCGACCCCGGTCAACCCGGACGCCCACGTGGTGCAAGGCAACCCGGTGGGCAAGATCCCGGCCCTGCGCCTGGCCGACGGCACGGTGCTGCACGACAGCCGGGTGATCCTTGATTACTTCGACCACCAGCACGTCGGCAACCCGCTGATCCCTCGCGACGGCTCGGCCCGCTGGCGCCGCCTGACCCTGGCTTCGATGGCCGACGGCATCATGGATGCCGCCGTGCTGGTGCGTTACGAGACCGCGCTGCGCCCAGCGGAAAAACACTGGGACCAATGGCTCGATGAGCAGCGCAACAAGATCCGTCGCAGCCTCGCTGAGTTAGAAGCGGATGCGATCGCCGAACTGACCAGCCACTTCGACATCGCCGCCATCAGCGTGGCCTGCGCCTTGGGTTACCTGGATTTCCGTCATCCGGATATGCAATGGCGCTCGGATAACCCGCAGCTTGCCGCGTGGTACGCCGAAGTCAGCCAGCGGCCTTCGATGCTGGACACCCAGCCGCCCATCTAA
- the creD gene encoding cell envelope integrity protein CreD — MNRSLLFKLGAIALLILLLLIPLLMINGIISDRQQLRDGVLMDIARSSSYAQRLTGPVMVVPYRKTVREWKLNEKLNKRYEVTREERGRLYFLPDRFELDGKVQTELRARGIYQARLFHADNRVSGRFELPAQLGITENFADYRFEPAFLAVGISDIRGIENALKLELGSQQLEFEPGSQVDWLGEGVHVALPEQDTKKPYVVDFAFDLRLQGTEQLQVVPVGKTSQVSLASNWPHPSFIGNFLPAQREISDKGFSANWQTSFFSTNLEQALQTCLDGQGCDDFNNRSFGVNFIDPVDQYLKSDRAIKYALLFIALTFAGFFLFEVLKSLAVHPIQYALVGFALAFFYLLLLSLSEHIGFAMAYLISASACVLLIGFYVCHVLRSVAHGLGFSAGLAALYGLLYGLLSAEDYALLMGSLLLFGLLGTVMVLTRKLDWYGVGKRKAAEPLQFDLEAVQ; from the coding sequence ATGAACCGCAGCCTGCTTTTCAAACTTGGCGCGATTGCGCTACTGATCCTGCTGTTGCTGATTCCGTTGCTGATGATCAACGGCATCATCAGTGACCGCCAGCAATTGCGCGACGGCGTACTGATGGACATCGCCCGCAGCTCCAGCTATGCCCAGCGTCTCACCGGCCCGGTGATGGTGGTGCCGTATCGCAAGACCGTGCGCGAGTGGAAGCTCAATGAAAAGCTCAACAAGCGCTACGAAGTCACCCGCGAAGAGCGTGGTCGTCTGTATTTCCTGCCGGATCGTTTTGAGCTCGACGGCAAAGTGCAGACCGAACTGCGTGCGCGGGGCATCTACCAGGCGCGGCTGTTCCATGCCGATAACCGCGTCAGCGGGCGTTTCGAGCTGCCTGCGCAGTTGGGGATCACCGAGAACTTTGCCGATTACCGTTTTGAACCGGCATTTCTGGCGGTGGGTATCAGCGATATTCGCGGCATTGAAAACGCATTGAAGCTTGAGCTGGGCAGCCAGCAGCTGGAGTTCGAACCGGGCTCCCAGGTCGACTGGCTCGGTGAGGGCGTGCACGTGGCGCTGCCGGAGCAGGACACTAAAAAGCCCTACGTGGTGGATTTCGCCTTTGACCTACGCCTGCAAGGCACCGAGCAACTGCAAGTGGTGCCGGTGGGCAAGACCAGCCAAGTGTCACTCGCGTCCAACTGGCCGCACCCAAGCTTTATCGGCAACTTCCTGCCGGCGCAACGCGAGATCAGCGACAAAGGCTTTAGCGCCAACTGGCAGACTTCATTCTTCTCCACCAACCTCGAGCAAGCCCTGCAGACCTGCCTGGACGGGCAAGGCTGTGACGACTTCAACAACCGCAGCTTCGGCGTCAACTTCATCGACCCGGTGGACCAGTACCTCAAGAGCGACCGTGCGATCAAATACGCGTTGCTGTTTATCGCCCTGACCTTTGCCGGTTTCTTCCTGTTCGAAGTGCTCAAGAGCCTGGCGGTGCACCCGATCCAGTACGCCTTGGTGGGCTTTGCGCTGGCGTTTTTCTACCTGCTGCTGTTGTCGTTGTCCGAGCACATAGGCTTCGCCATGGCCTACCTCATCTCCGCCAGTGCCTGTGTGTTGTTGATTGGTTTCTACGTGTGCCATGTGCTGCGCAGCGTGGCCCATGGGTTGGGTTTCTCGGCGGGGTTGGCGGCGTTGTATGGCTTGTTGTACGGGCTGTTGAGTGCCGAAGATTATGCGTTGCTGATGGGGTCGTTGCTGCTGTTCGGCTTGTTGGGCACGGTGATGGTGCTGACGCGCAAACTGGATTGGTATGGCGTGGGCAAGCGCAAAGCGGCCGAGCCACTGCAGTTTGACCTGGAGGCAGTGCAATGA
- the creC gene encoding two-component system sensor histidine kinase CreC, which yields MRLGLRIFLVYALFIGLTGYFVLSTVMKEIRPGVRQSTEETLVDTANLLAEILRDDVKNGTLGQSHWPALLKAYGSRQPGATIWGLPKNQVNHRIYVTDAKGTVLLDSTGDAVGQDYSKWNDVYLTLRGEYGARSTRSAADDATSSVMHVGAPIRDNGQIIGVVTVAKPNSSLQPYVDRTERRLLWYGAGLVILGLLLGALLSWWLSAALRRLTAYAEAVSEGRRAELPHYRGGELKQLSTAVEHMRTQLEGKAYVEHYVHTLTHELKSPLAAIRGAAELLQGDMTREQQQRFVGNIDSESARLQQLIERLLNLAQVEQRQGLEEQASIPLAAMVDEVIKAQCARIEGAQLCVEQTIAADVQVCGEPFLLRQALGNLLDNALDFTPPGGQLKFSAQTRHNDVQVSLFNQAAPIPDYALPRLSERFYSLPRPASGRKSTGLGLNFVEEVMKLHGGALQIGNVQGGVQVVLHLHTVSTLPT from the coding sequence ATGCGCCTGGGGCTGCGAATTTTCCTGGTGTATGCGCTGTTTATCGGCCTCACCGGCTACTTCGTGCTCAGCACTGTCATGAAGGAAATCCGCCCCGGTGTGCGCCAGTCCACCGAAGAAACCCTGGTGGACACCGCCAACCTGCTGGCCGAGATACTGCGCGATGACGTCAAGAACGGCACCCTCGGCCAAAGCCACTGGCCGGCCTTGCTCAAGGCCTACGGCAGTCGCCAGCCGGGCGCGACCATCTGGGGTCTGCCGAAAAACCAGGTCAACCACCGCATCTATGTGACCGACGCCAAGGGCACCGTGTTGCTCGACTCCACGGGCGACGCGGTGGGCCAGGACTATTCCAAGTGGAACGACGTGTACCTGACCCTGCGCGGTGAATACGGCGCCCGGTCCACTCGCAGCGCAGCGGATGACGCCACCTCATCGGTGATGCACGTGGGCGCGCCGATCCGTGACAACGGCCAGATCATCGGCGTGGTCACCGTGGCCAAACCGAACAGCTCATTGCAGCCCTATGTCGACCGCACCGAGCGGCGCCTGCTGTGGTACGGCGCGGGCCTGGTGATTCTGGGTCTGCTGCTGGGCGCACTGCTGTCGTGGTGGTTGAGCGCCGCGCTGCGCCGGTTGACGGCTTATGCCGAAGCGGTCAGCGAAGGCCGGCGTGCCGAGTTGCCGCATTATAGGGGCGGCGAACTCAAGCAGTTATCCACTGCCGTGGAGCACATGCGTACGCAGTTGGAGGGCAAGGCCTATGTCGAACATTACGTGCACACCCTGACCCACGAATTGAAAAGCCCGTTGGCGGCGATACGCGGCGCGGCGGAGTTGTTGCAGGGCGATATGACCCGCGAACAACAACAGCGTTTTGTCGGCAACATCGACAGCGAAAGTGCGCGCCTGCAGCAGTTGATCGAGCGCTTGCTGAACCTGGCGCAAGTCGAGCAACGCCAAGGCCTGGAAGAGCAGGCGAGTATCCCGTTGGCCGCGATGGTCGATGAGGTCATCAAGGCCCAATGCGCGCGCATTGAAGGCGCCCAATTGTGCGTTGAACAGACGATTGCGGCGGATGTGCAGGTGTGTGGCGAGCCCTTCCTGCTGCGTCAGGCCTTGGGCAATCTGCTGGACAACGCCCTGGACTTCACACCGCCCGGTGGCCAGTTGAAATTCAGCGCGCAGACGCGTCACAACGACGTGCAGGTGAGTCTGTTCAACCAGGCCGCGCCGATTCCCGACTACGCGCTGCCACGCTTGAGCGAGCGTTTCTACTCACTGCCACGCCCGGCCAGCGGGCGCAAAAGCACCGGCCTGGGCCTCAACTTTGTCGAGGAAGTGATGAAGCTGCACGGCGGCGCGTTGCAGATCGGCAATGTGCAAGGCGGCGTGCAAGTGGTGCTGCATCTCCACACAGTCTCCACATTGCCCACATAA
- the creB gene encoding two-component system response regulator CreB, producing the protein MAHILIVEDEAAIADTLIFALQGEGFTTTWLSLGQEALAHQRQTPADLVILDIGLPDITGFETCKQLRRFSEVPVMFLSARDGEIDRVVGLEIGADDYVVKPFSPREVTARVRAILKRIGPGAAPTVFQVDLERMQIAYRGQPLSLTRHEFRLLQSLLEQPERVFSREQLLDAVGVAADAGYERNIDSHIKSLRSKLRSVAADAEPIQTHRGLGYSYSPSNS; encoded by the coding sequence ATGGCGCATATCCTGATTGTCGAAGACGAAGCGGCGATAGCCGACACGCTGATATTCGCCCTGCAAGGCGAGGGCTTTACCACCACCTGGCTGAGCCTTGGCCAGGAGGCGCTGGCCCACCAGCGCCAGACGCCGGCTGACCTAGTCATCCTCGACATCGGCCTGCCGGACATCACGGGGTTCGAAACCTGCAAGCAACTGCGTCGCTTCAGTGAAGTACCGGTGATGTTTCTCAGCGCGCGGGATGGCGAGATCGACCGCGTGGTGGGGCTGGAGATCGGCGCCGACGATTATGTGGTCAAGCCCTTCAGCCCTCGGGAGGTGACCGCGCGGGTCAGGGCGATCCTCAAGCGGATTGGCCCAGGGGCTGCGCCCACGGTGTTCCAGGTTGATCTGGAACGCATGCAGATTGCTTATCGCGGCCAGCCCTTGAGCCTGACGCGCCATGAATTCCGCCTGCTGCAGAGCTTGCTGGAACAACCTGAGCGTGTCTTCAGCCGCGAGCAATTATTGGACGCGGTCGGTGTGGCGGCGGATGCCGGCTACGAGCGCAATATCGACAGCCATATCAAAAGTCTGCGCAGCAAATTGCGCAGCGTGGCTGCCGATGCCGAGCCGATCCAGACCCATCGCGGCCTCGGCTACAGCTACAGCCCGAGCAATAGCTGA
- a CDS encoding ATP-dependent zinc protease family protein: MKLLLASLALAALPVMAAEPTLYGRYEYIQLPEIGETFKAKMDTGALTASLSARDIETFTRDGDDWVRFRLGGKDASNKVYEHKVSRISKIKSRADEDEDKDEASVAKRPVIDLEMCLGNVKRTVEVNLTDRSSFNYPLLIGAKALREFGAAVNPARRYTADKPDC; this comes from the coding sequence GTGAAACTGCTCCTTGCCTCCCTCGCCCTGGCTGCCCTGCCTGTCATGGCCGCCGAACCGACCCTTTACGGTCGCTACGAATACATCCAATTGCCGGAGATCGGCGAAACCTTCAAGGCCAAGATGGACACCGGCGCGTTGACCGCCTCGCTGTCGGCGCGTGATATCGAAACCTTCACCCGTGATGGCGACGACTGGGTGCGCTTCCGCCTCGGCGGCAAGGATGCCTCCAACAAAGTCTACGAACACAAAGTCTCGCGCATCAGCAAGATCAAGAGCCGCGCCGACGAAGACGAGGACAAGGATGAAGCCAGCGTGGCCAAGCGCCCGGTGATCGACTTGGAAATGTGCCTGGGCAACGTCAAGCGTACCGTCGAGGTTAACCTCACCGACCGCAGCAGCTTCAACTACCCGTTGCTGATCGGTGCCAAGGCCCTGCGTGAATTCGGCGCTGCGGTAAATCCGGCCCGTCGTTACACTGCTGACAAACCGGACTGCTGA
- a CDS encoding acyltransferase, with amino-acid sequence MRRLLTGCFVSLLLLLNTLVLIGPLMVFALLKVAAPGRARDAMSWAVMWIAETWAEIDKLIFALCIPTQWDIRGGADLRGDTSYLVISNHQSWVDIPALIQALNRRTPFFKFFLKKELIWVPFLGLAWWALDYPFMKRYTKAFLAKHPELAGQDLKITKEACELFKRQPVTVVNYLEGTRFTEAKRRQQDSPFTRLLKPKAGGVAFVLAALGEQLDAVLDVTVVYPQQKIPGFWDLISGAVPKVIIDIRTRELDPALWQGDYENDPAFRQTVQNWVNQLWKEKDARIEQLRAQSR; translated from the coding sequence ATGCGCCGCCTGCTCACCGGCTGTTTTGTCTCATTGCTGTTATTGCTCAACACCCTGGTCCTGATCGGCCCGCTGATGGTGTTTGCCCTGCTCAAGGTGGCGGCCCCTGGTCGCGCTCGTGACGCCATGTCGTGGGCGGTCATGTGGATCGCCGAAACCTGGGCCGAGATCGACAAGCTGATCTTCGCGCTGTGCATCCCGACCCAATGGGACATTCGCGGTGGCGCAGACCTGCGCGGTGATACCTCCTACCTGGTCATCAGCAACCACCAATCCTGGGTGGATATTCCGGCGCTGATCCAAGCCCTCAACCGTCGCACGCCGTTCTTCAAATTCTTCCTGAAAAAAGAGCTGATCTGGGTGCCCTTCCTCGGCCTGGCCTGGTGGGCGCTGGATTATCCGTTCATGAAGCGCTACACCAAGGCATTCCTCGCCAAGCACCCGGAACTGGCCGGGCAGGATTTAAAGATCACCAAAGAGGCTTGCGAGCTGTTCAAGCGCCAGCCAGTGACGGTGGTCAATTATCTGGAAGGCACGCGGTTCACCGAAGCCAAGCGTAGGCAACAGGATTCGCCGTTTACCCGGCTACTCAAACCCAAGGCGGGTGGCGTGGCGTTTGTGCTGGCAGCCCTGGGAGAACAGCTGGATGCGGTACTCGACGTGACGGTTGTCTATCCGCAGCAAAAAATCCCTGGGTTCTGGGATTTGATCAGTGGCGCAGTGCCAAAGGTGATCATCGATATCCGTACCCGTGAGCTGGACCCGGCATTGTGGCAAGGGGATTACGAGAACGATCCGGCCTTTCGCCAGACCGTCCAGAACTGGGTAAACCAGCTCTGGAAGGAGAAGGATGCGCGCATCGAACAACTGCGCGCACAAAGTCGTTAG
- a CDS encoding DUF2780 domain-containing protein: MKISRGFALSCLMTLAAGPVLAAGFSLGDAANAISGMQGGNNKAAAAAPSSETAGLLSALTSQLNITPEQAVGGTGAMLGLAKNKLSGNDYSQLGNSVPGLDQLSGNNALGSLGALSGMLGQAGGSKTSGLDGLLGNVKNTNDLNTAFSALGMDSGMVSQFAPVILQYLGGQGANSSLLGKLAQAWGTGS; this comes from the coding sequence ATGAAGATTTCACGCGGTTTCGCCCTTTCCTGCCTGATGACCCTGGCAGCCGGCCCGGTGCTCGCCGCAGGTTTCAGCCTTGGCGACGCGGCCAATGCCATTTCCGGTATGCAGGGTGGCAACAACAAGGCTGCCGCTGCCGCACCGTCTTCCGAGACGGCCGGTTTGCTGAGTGCATTGACCTCTCAACTGAACATCACCCCCGAACAAGCGGTCGGCGGCACTGGCGCCATGCTGGGCCTGGCCAAGAACAAGCTGAGCGGGAATGACTACTCGCAACTGGGCAATAGTGTGCCGGGCCTCGACCAGTTGTCGGGCAACAACGCATTGGGCAGCCTCGGGGCCTTGAGCGGGATGCTCGGCCAGGCCGGTGGCAGCAAGACCAGTGGCCTCGACGGCCTGCTGGGTAACGTGAAGAACACCAATGACCTGAACACCGCGTTCAGCGCCCTGGGCATGGACAGCGGCATGGTTAGCCAGTTTGCGCCGGTAATCCTGCAATACCTCGGCGGGCAGGGTGCCAACAGTTCCTTGCTGGGCAAGTTGGCCCAGGCGTGGGGTACTGGCAGCTAA
- a CDS encoding anti-sigma factor domain-containing protein, protein MSASRPQVIEQKPPFWSRPRVFIGVCVAIVTGLGGALYTQDTVKSAATLVTTTQQPAAQVMAHKDYLEVEPIAAAAPEPDRSLELWAMPEDGAPVSLGLLPEDGKGIIGLNPRQQASIRKPVELMVSSETKGGSLSKQPTGPTVYQGALANR, encoded by the coding sequence ATGAGCGCCAGCCGCCCCCAAGTGATTGAACAAAAACCCCCGTTCTGGAGCCGCCCGCGCGTGTTCATCGGCGTGTGCGTGGCCATCGTCACCGGGCTCGGCGGCGCGCTCTACACTCAGGACACCGTCAAATCCGCCGCGACCCTGGTGACCACCACCCAGCAGCCAGCAGCGCAGGTCATGGCGCACAAGGATTACCTCGAAGTTGAACCCATTGCCGCGGCGGCGCCTGAACCCGACCGAAGCCTGGAACTGTGGGCCATGCCAGAAGACGGCGCACCGGTTTCCCTGGGGCTGTTACCGGAAGATGGCAAGGGCATCATTGGATTGAACCCACGCCAGCAAGCCAGCATTCGCAAGCCAGTGGAATTGATGGTGAGCTCGGAGACCAAGGGTGGATCGTTGAGCAAGCAGCCAACCGGCCCGACGGTGTACCAAGGCGCTCTGGCCAATCGCTGA
- a CDS encoding DUF3757 domain-containing protein, whose product MKSALLAGVLAMVSLMDSTHAATSTCPPIQDIKQTEMANGGYRYEASYPDGRTWVGANPQATASYLIDSTFHDARYDATDQSVTCTYKGPMNNDASFSVTLKPVFHWNLLPIGDWKGTYCEAMEVAKCSFTHR is encoded by the coding sequence ATGAAAAGTGCACTGCTTGCAGGCGTGTTAGCCATGGTGTCACTGATGGACAGTACCCACGCGGCGACTTCCACCTGCCCGCCGATCCAAGACATCAAACAAACGGAGATGGCCAATGGAGGTTACCGCTATGAAGCGTCATATCCCGATGGTCGCACCTGGGTAGGCGCAAACCCGCAGGCGACAGCGTCGTACCTTATTGATTCGACGTTTCACGATGCCCGCTACGATGCAACCGACCAATCCGTCACCTGCACCTACAAAGGGCCAATGAACAACGACGCGAGCTTTTCGGTCACGCTCAAACCTGTCTTCCATTGGAACCTTCTCCCGATAGGCGATTGGAAAGGCACGTATTGCGAAGCCATGGAAGTTGCCAAGTGCTCATTTACGCATCGGTGA